Part of the Geobacter pickeringii genome, GGCAAGGGAAACCGGGTCGCCCGGTTTGAGTCCCAGGTCCTTCAAGAGATCGTCGGGGATTGATATCTGACCGTTCTCGGCAAGGGTGATGACGACCGGCATGGCTCCTCGCGGCGGATAGACGAAGGGCGAAGAGGTCTCCCCCTTCGCCCTTGACAGCGGCTTACTACCCGATGGCGTTCAGGTCTCTCAGGATATCGTTCACATCGAGGCCGTGGGCGCTGCACCCCTGCTCGAGGGTCTCGTTCTGGGCCCCCATGCAGCCGATGCAGCCGAGATTGTACTTGCGAAGTACCTTGGCCACTTCGGGATTGGCCTGAAGGGCTTGGGCGAACGTCATATCCTTGGTGAACTGCTGGCTCATCTTGATTCCTTTCTTTCAGCGGAGGTTATGGTTATCAATCAGAGGTACTTGATGTCGATGATCTCGTATTCCCTGGTGAGCCCCGACGGCACCTTGATCTTGACGCTGTCGTCGAGCTTGTGGCCGATGAGGGCCTTCCCCACCGGTGAGGTGCAGGAGATCTTCCCGAGCTTGATGTCGGCCTCTTCCTCACCGACGATCTTGTAGGTGACCTCCTCCTCGGAGGCGGTGTCGTAGAGGGTGACGGTGGCGCCGAAGACCACCTTGTCGGGCTTCATCCCGGTAAGGTCCACCACATAGGCCCGGGCAAGCTTTCCCTGAAGCTCCTGGATGCGCCCCTCGATGAACGCCTGCCGGTTCTTTGCCGCATCGTATTCTGCGTTCTCGGAGAGGTCGCCATGGCTGCGGGCCTCGGCGATATCCTGGATCACCCGGGGCCGCTCCTCGCGGATCAGCCGTTTGAGCTCCTCCTGGAGCGCCTCGTAACTTTCCTTGGTCATCGGGACTGAATGGGACATCGTGCTGACTACTCCTCTATGAAAATCTCGGGGCAGCCGTTTGGCCGCCCCGTTGGTGCAGAATATCGAACCGGGGCTTACCCCAGGTACTCCTGAAGGGGTTTCACGTCAAGCTCGCCATTGAGCATGGCGACAATGCCGTCCGCCACCGCGTTGGCCCCGGCGACCGTGGTGAAGTACGCCACGTTGTGCATGAGGGCCTCGCGCCGGATGGAGAAGGAATCGGCCACGGCCTGGGCTCCCTGGGTGGTGTTGAGCACCATGCATATCTGGCCATTCTTGATGGCGTCCACCACGTGGGGGCGCCCCTCCAAAACCTTGTTGATCACCTCCACCGTGACCCCCTTCTCCTGCAGGTAGGTGGCGGTACCGCGGGTGGCAACGAGCTTAAAACCGGCATTATAGAGTTTTTTGGCCGAGTCGACAATAAGTTTCTTGTCGGCGTCGTGGAGGCTGATGAAGACCTTCCCCGACCGGGGGAGCTTCACGTTGGCGCCGAGCTGGGCCTTGGCGAAGGCGGTGGCGAAGTCGGGGCCGATCCCCATCACCTCGCCGGTGGACTTCATCTCCGGCCCCAGGATGGTATCGACACCGGGGAACTTGACGAAGGGGAAGACCGCCTCCTTGACCGACATGTGCTTCGGCACGATGTCGCCGGCGACGCCAAGCTCTTTCAGGCTCTTACCTGCCATGACCCGGGCCGCGATCTTTGCCAAGGGGCGCCCCGTGGCCTTGGAGACGAAGGGGGCGGTTCGGGAGGCGCGAGGGTTCACCTCCAGGATGTAGATGGTTCCGTCCTTGATGGCGTACTGGACGTTCATGAGTCCCTTGACGTTCAACTCCAGGGCCATGAGCTCCGTCTGGCGACGGATTTCGTTGATCAGTTCCGGGGAGATGGAATACGGCGGCAGCGAACAGGCCGAGTCGCCCGAGTGGATCCCCGCCTCCTCGATGTGCTCCATGATCCCGCCAATGACCACCTCGGTCCCGTCGCAGAGAGCATCCACATCGATCTCGATTGCCTTGTCCAGGAACTTGTCGATGAGGATCGGGTGCTCCGGCGACGCCTGGACGGCGGTGGTCATGTAGCGGCGGAGGTTCTCCACGTCGTAGACGATCTCCATGGCCCGGCCGCCGAGGACGTAGGAAGGGCGAACCACCACGGGATAACCGATCCGGTTGGCCACCTCTTCCGCCTCCTCGAAGGAGCGGGCAGTGCCGTTCTCGGGCTGCACGAGGTTCAGCTTGTGGAGCATCTCCTGGAAGCGCTCCCGGTCCTCGGCCCGGTCGATGGCGTCCGGCGAGGTGCCGATGATGGGGACTCCAGCCTTCTCCAGGGCCACGGCGAGCTTCAGGGGGGTCTGGCCGCCGAACTGGACGATGACCCCTTTCGGCTTCTCCAGGTCGACGATGGAAAGGACGTCCTCGTAGGTCAGGGGCTCGAAGTAGAGACGGTCGGAGGTGTCATAGTCGGTGGAAACCGTCTCCGGGTTGCAGTTGACCATGATGGTCTCGTAGCCGTCCTCGGCCAGGGCGAAGACCCCGTGGACGCAGCAGTAGTCGAACTCGATCCCCTGGCCGATTCGGTTGGGGCCGCCGCCGAGGATCATGATCTTCTTCCGGTCGGTCACCTCGGCCTCGCACTCTTCCTCATAGGTGGAGTAGAGGTACGGGGTGTAGGCGACAAACTCGGCGGCGCAGGTGTCGACCCGCTTGAACACGGGCTTGACGCCCAGCGAGAGGCGAAGCTGGCGGATCTCCTCGTCCCCCTTCCCCCAGAATCGGCCGAGCATCTTGTCGGAGAAGCCGTATTGCTTGGCCTCGCGGACGATGGCAGCGAGGCTCGCTCGCGCCTCGGCCGCAGGGTCGACCTTGCGCAGCACTTCTTCCTTCTCGATTATCTGCCGGATATTGTGGAGGAACCACGGATCGATGGCGGTGAGCTGGAAAATCTCGTCAATGGACATGCCGCTGCGGAAGGCATCCCCCAGATACCAGAGCCGCTCCCAGTTGGGAACCCGGAGCTTGTCGTGGAGAAGCTGCTGTTCCTTGGCGGTCAGGGCCCGGCGGGTGTCGCCGTTGGTAAAGAGCCTCGACTCGAACCCGGCCGAGCCGATCTCCAGGGAGCGGAGCGCCTTCTGGAACGACTCCTTGAAGGTCCGGCCGATGGCCATGACCTCCCCCACCGACTTCATCTGGGTGGTGAGCGTCGCGTCGGCAGCCGGGAACTTCTCGAAGGTGAAGCGCGGGATCTTGGTCACCACGTAGTCGATGGTCGGCTCGAAGCAGGCCGGGGTCTCGCGGGTGATGTCGTTGCGGATCTCGTCCAGGGTGTAGCCCACGGCAAGCTTCGCCGCGATCTTGGCGATGGGGAAACCGGTGGCCTTGGAGGCCAGGGCCGAGGAGCGGGAGACCCGCGGGTTCATCTCGATGACCACGAGGCGGCCGTTCTGGGGGTTGATCCCGAACTGAATATTGGAACCGCCGGTGTCCACGCCGATCTCGCGGATGATCTTGAGGGCCGCGTCCCGGAGGATCTGATACTCCTTGTCGGTCAGGGTCTGGGCCGGGGCCACGGTGATGGAGTCGCCGGTGTGGACCCCCATGGGGTCAAAATTCTCGATGGAACAGATGATGACGACATTGTCGGCGGTATCGCGCATCACCTCCAGCTCGTACTCCTTCCAGCCGATGACCGACTCCTCCACCAGGATCTCGTCGGTTGGGGAGGCGTCGATCCCCCCCACGGCCATCTTCTCGTACTCTTCCATGTTGTAGGCGATGCCGCCGCCGGTGCCGCCCAGGGTGAAGGAGGGGCGGATGATGGCTGGAAAGCCCACCGTCTTGATCACCTCCATCGCCTCGGTGTAGTTGTGGGCCAGGCCCGAGCGGGGGACCGAGAGGCCGATCTTTTCCATGGCCTCCTTGAAGAGGGTCCGGTCCTCGGCCTTCTTGATGGCCGGGAGCTTGGCGCCGATGAGCTCCACGCCGAACTTCTCAAGGGTGCCGTTCTCTGCCACCGCCACGGCGGTGTTCAGGGCCGTCTGGCCGCCCAGGGTGGGGAGCACCGCATCGGGGCGCTCCTTCTCGATGATCTTGGCCAGAACCTCCGGGGTTACCGGCTCCACGTAGGTCCGGTCGGCGAAGTCGGGGTCGGTCATGATGGTGGCCGGGTTGCTGTTCAGAAGCACCACCTCGAACCCTTCCTCCTTCAGCGCCTTGCACGCCTGGGTGCCAGAGTAGTCGAACTCGCACGCCTGGCCGATGACGATGGGGCCGGCGCCGATGATAAGGATCTTTTTGATGTCGGTACGTTTGGGCATTGCCACTCCTTGCTTTATGTAACGTTAACTGAAATTCAATCCTGTACCCAGCCGTTTTCCAAGCCCGCTTCCTCCAGGGCTTCCACCGCCTCGTCGTACTCCTCGTCCGTGATCTTGCGGTGGATCCCCGGCGTCTCGGCAGCCCGGTGGGCCGGGAAAAACTGGTTCATCAGGGCGATGTGGGTCTCGGTGCCCAGGCTCGCGGCGATCCAGCGGAGGGTCTCGCCGCTCCCGGCGCCCCCCTCCGGCAGTACCAGGTGACGGATGATGAGGCCGCGCACCGCGACCCCCTCATCGTCCAACTCCAAGTGCCCCACCTGGCGGAGCATCTCGGTCACCGCCTGCCGGTTCACCTCCCGGTAGCCGGGGGCCGATGAAAACCGGAGCGCCGGCTCTTCCGCCACATATTTCATGTCCGGCAGGTAGATATCCACGATGCCGTCCAGAAGCCGGAGGGCGTTCACCTTCTCGTAGCCGCTGGAGTTCCAGACGAGGGGGAGCCGGAATCCGCGGGGAATGGCCAACCAGAGCGCCGCCAGGATCTGCGGCAGGAAGTGGGTCGGGGTGACGAAGTTGATGTTGTGCACCCCGCGCTTCTGCAGCCCGAGCATCCGCTCCGCCAACTCCCGTGTCGTCAGGTCCGTCCCGTTCCCCTGCTGGCTGATGGGGAAATTCTGGCAGAACCGGCAGAGGAGGCTGCACCAGGAGAGAAAGATCGTCCCCGACCCCTTCGTTCCGGAAATAGGGGGCTCTTCTCCGTGGTGGGCGTTGGCCGAGGCGATTCGCGGCCGCCACCCCGCCCGACAGAGGCCGGTCTCGCCGGTCAGCCGGTTCACCCGGCAGTCGTGGGGACAGAGATCACAGGAGCGGAGCCGTGCGTAGGCCGCCTTGACCCGCTGCAATAATTCGCCTGATTGGTAAAGATCGATGTACCGCATGGCCCTGTAGGTGCGTGATTAATCACGCCCTGGGCGCAATGAATTGCGCCCCTACGATTTATGCTGCGCCATCAACTCCACGAACCGACCGAACAGGTAGTGGGAATCGTGGGGGCCCGGCGACGCCTCCGGGTGATGCTGCACCGAGAAGATGGGAAGTTCCGTGTGCTTCATCCCCTCCACGGTCTGGTCGTTCAAATTCTCGTGGGCCAGTTCGCAGGCGTGGCCGAGCGACACGATGTCCACCGAGAAGCCGTGGTTCTGGGCGGTGATCTCCACCTTGCGGGTGTCCAGGTCCATGACCGGCAGGTTGGAGCCGTGGTTGCCGAACTTGAGCTTCATGGTCTTGCCCCCCAACGCCAGGCCCAGGAGCTGGTGCCCGAGACAGATGCCGAAGATCGGCTTCTTGCCCACAAACTTTTTGATGTTCCCGATGACGGTGGTCATCGGCTCCGGGTCTCCGGGGCCGTTACTGAGGAAGATGCCGTCGGGATTCATGGCTAGGGCCTCTTCCGCCGGGAAGGTGGCGGGAACCACGGTTACGTCGCAGCCGGCCGAGACGAGGCAGCGAAGGATGTTGTACTTGATGCCGAAGTCATAGGCCACCACCTTGTACTTCAACTCCGCGGGTGCCACGGCGGTGTACCCCGCCTCCAGGTCCCAGAGCTTCTCGGTCCAATGGTAGGGCTTGTCGCAGGTGACGCCGGAGGCGAGGTCGAGGCCGGCCATGCTCGGCACGGCACGAGCCTTTTTCACGAGGCTCTCGTGGTCGAAGTCCACGGTTGAGATAATCCCGTTCTGGGCCCCCTTGTCCCGCAGATGCCGGGTGAGCGCGCGGGTATCGAGCCCCTGGATGCCCACCACACCGTTCTCCTTGAGGTAGGCGTCGAGGCTCATGGTGGCCCGCCAGTTGGAGTAGCAGTCGTGGTACTCCTTGACGATGAAGCCCGAAAGATAGAGCTGCTTGCTCTCGATATCCTCCGGGTTGATGCCGGTGTTCCCCATCTGGGTGTAGGTCATGGTGACCATCTGGCCACGGTAGGAGGGATCGGTCAGGACCTCCTGGTAGCCGGTCATGGCGGTGTTGAAGACCACCTCACCGGTGGTCTCGCCACTGGCCCCGAACGATTTTCCTTCGAAGATGCGCCCGTCGGCGAGCGCTAGGATTGCTTTCATGCGTTGTTACTCCTGGATAGATTCAAACTACATAAAGCGTCAACCACAGAGGGCGCAGAGAAAAAAATCCGCATCAAATCCTGCATGATTGCTCATACTTCTTCAGGCCTCTCTTTGTGACCTCCGCGTCCTCTGTGGTCATAGCTTTTCAAGATCTTGAATATACAACCTTACCGGAAACAATGGTGTACGCCGCGGCGCCTTTCATCTCCCACCCGAGGAAGGGGGAGTTTTTCGACTTGCTGGCGAGCCTGTCGGCCTCCACCGTCCACGTCGCCTTCGGATCGATGACGGTGATATCGGCAACCGCCCCCGCCTTGAGGGTTCCACGGTCAATCCCGAGGATTTTTGCCGGGTTGCACGCCATTTTCTCGACCAGAGCAGGAAGGGTCAGCACCCCCTCTTCCACCAGCTTCAGCGAGAGCGGCAGTGAGGTTTCCAGGCCGATGATGCCGTTCAGTGCCACGTTGAATTCCACATCCTTCTCGTCCAGATGGTGCGGCGCGTGGTCGGTGGCGATGGCGTCGATGGTGCCGTCGGCAAGGGCCGCCTTGATCGCCGCCATGTCATCGGCCGTGCGTAGCGGCGGGTTCATCT contains:
- a CDS encoding DUF1858 domain-containing protein → MSQQFTKDMTFAQALQANPEVAKVLRKYNLGCIGCMGAQNETLEQGCSAHGLDVNDILRDLNAIG
- the greA gene encoding transcription elongation factor GreA, with product MSHSVPMTKESYEALQEELKRLIREERPRVIQDIAEARSHGDLSENAEYDAAKNRQAFIEGRIQELQGKLARAYVVDLTGMKPDKVVFGATVTLYDTASEEEVTYKIVGEEEADIKLGKISCTSPVGKALIGHKLDDSVKIKVPSGLTREYEIIDIKYL
- the carB gene encoding carbamoyl-phosphate synthase large subunit — translated: MPKRTDIKKILIIGAGPIVIGQACEFDYSGTQACKALKEEGFEVVLLNSNPATIMTDPDFADRTYVEPVTPEVLAKIIEKERPDAVLPTLGGQTALNTAVAVAENGTLEKFGVELIGAKLPAIKKAEDRTLFKEAMEKIGLSVPRSGLAHNYTEAMEVIKTVGFPAIIRPSFTLGGTGGGIAYNMEEYEKMAVGGIDASPTDEILVEESVIGWKEYELEVMRDTADNVVIICSIENFDPMGVHTGDSITVAPAQTLTDKEYQILRDAALKIIREIGVDTGGSNIQFGINPQNGRLVVIEMNPRVSRSSALASKATGFPIAKIAAKLAVGYTLDEIRNDITRETPACFEPTIDYVVTKIPRFTFEKFPAADATLTTQMKSVGEVMAIGRTFKESFQKALRSLEIGSAGFESRLFTNGDTRRALTAKEQQLLHDKLRVPNWERLWYLGDAFRSGMSIDEIFQLTAIDPWFLHNIRQIIEKEEVLRKVDPAAEARASLAAIVREAKQYGFSDKMLGRFWGKGDEEIRQLRLSLGVKPVFKRVDTCAAEFVAYTPYLYSTYEEECEAEVTDRKKIMILGGGPNRIGQGIEFDYCCVHGVFALAEDGYETIMVNCNPETVSTDYDTSDRLYFEPLTYEDVLSIVDLEKPKGVIVQFGGQTPLKLAVALEKAGVPIIGTSPDAIDRAEDRERFQEMLHKLNLVQPENGTARSFEEAEEVANRIGYPVVVRPSYVLGGRAMEIVYDVENLRRYMTTAVQASPEHPILIDKFLDKAIEIDVDALCDGTEVVIGGIMEHIEEAGIHSGDSACSLPPYSISPELINEIRRQTELMALELNVKGLMNVQYAIKDGTIYILEVNPRASRTAPFVSKATGRPLAKIAARVMAGKSLKELGVAGDIVPKHMSVKEAVFPFVKFPGVDTILGPEMKSTGEVMGIGPDFATAFAKAQLGANVKLPRSGKVFISLHDADKKLIVDSAKKLYNAGFKLVATRGTATYLQEKGVTVEVINKVLEGRPHVVDAIKNGQICMVLNTTQGAQAVADSFSIRREALMHNVAYFTTVAGANAVADGIVAMLNGELDVKPLQEYLG
- a CDS encoding radical SAM protein, whose translation is MRYIDLYQSGELLQRVKAAYARLRSCDLCPHDCRVNRLTGETGLCRAGWRPRIASANAHHGEEPPISGTKGSGTIFLSWCSLLCRFCQNFPISQQGNGTDLTTRELAERMLGLQKRGVHNINFVTPTHFLPQILAALWLAIPRGFRLPLVWNSSGYEKVNALRLLDGIVDIYLPDMKYVAEEPALRFSSAPGYREVNRQAVTEMLRQVGHLELDDEGVAVRGLIIRHLVLPEGGAGSGETLRWIAASLGTETHIALMNQFFPAHRAAETPGIHRKITDEEYDEAVEALEEAGLENGWVQD
- the carA gene encoding glutamine-hydrolyzing carbamoyl-phosphate synthase small subunit; the encoded protein is MKAILALADGRIFEGKSFGASGETTGEVVFNTAMTGYQEVLTDPSYRGQMVTMTYTQMGNTGINPEDIESKQLYLSGFIVKEYHDCYSNWRATMSLDAYLKENGVVGIQGLDTRALTRHLRDKGAQNGIISTVDFDHESLVKKARAVPSMAGLDLASGVTCDKPYHWTEKLWDLEAGYTAVAPAELKYKVVAYDFGIKYNILRCLVSAGCDVTVVPATFPAEEALAMNPDGIFLSNGPGDPEPMTTVIGNIKKFVGKKPIFGICLGHQLLGLALGGKTMKLKFGNHGSNLPVMDLDTRKVEITAQNHGFSVDIVSLGHACELAHENLNDQTVEGMKHTELPIFSVQHHPEASPGPHDSHYLFGRFVELMAQHKS